One stretch of Zhihengliuella flava DNA includes these proteins:
- the coaBC gene encoding bifunctional phosphopantothenoylcysteine decarboxylase/phosphopantothenate--cysteine ligase CoaBC → MTQQRIVLGVCGGIAAYKVASLLRLFKEAGHHVDVVPTAHALEFVGRATWEALSGQPVTDSVFEAVDTVNHVRLGQQADLVVIAPATADFLGRAAAGLANDLLTNTLLATRAPVLMAPAMHTEMWEHAATQANVATLRGRGVRIVEPAVGRLTGADSGPGRLPDPEDLYAAATALLPGAPVREQSLDAPAPPSLAGRTVVVSAGGTREPLDPVRYLGNRSSGKQGVALARALLDAGAHVRFVSAHVETPLPEGVELTTASTAAELREAVRAAARGADAVVMAAAVADFRPASLAETKIKKSPDGGAPTIELVRNPDILAELVADRARGEQFPPVIVGFAAETGDARASVDEYGRAKLAAKGCELLVVNEVGVDKGFGREDTSATLLWRNDDEPGRHVAGTKDDLARALVEVLSETLNR, encoded by the coding sequence ATGACGCAGCAGCGAATCGTCCTTGGTGTTTGCGGTGGAATTGCCGCCTACAAGGTCGCTTCGCTGCTGCGCTTGTTTAAGGAAGCTGGTCATCACGTTGACGTGGTGCCCACGGCACACGCCTTGGAATTCGTTGGTCGAGCGACGTGGGAGGCGCTCAGCGGGCAACCGGTGACTGACTCCGTCTTCGAGGCTGTTGATACGGTCAACCACGTCAGGCTGGGACAACAGGCTGACCTCGTCGTGATCGCCCCCGCCACGGCGGATTTCCTCGGTCGCGCTGCGGCCGGCTTGGCAAACGATTTGTTGACCAATACGTTGTTGGCCACGCGCGCGCCAGTGCTCATGGCTCCCGCCATGCACACGGAAATGTGGGAGCACGCCGCTACCCAGGCCAACGTGGCCACGCTGCGCGGACGCGGGGTACGCATCGTCGAGCCAGCTGTCGGCCGACTCACGGGCGCCGACTCCGGCCCGGGGCGATTGCCGGACCCCGAGGATCTCTACGCAGCAGCTACAGCCTTGTTGCCGGGCGCGCCTGTGCGTGAGCAGTCGTTAGATGCTCCGGCCCCGCCCTCCCTGGCAGGGCGCACCGTCGTCGTGTCCGCGGGCGGGACGCGGGAGCCGCTGGATCCCGTTCGTTACCTGGGAAATCGCTCGTCAGGTAAGCAAGGTGTTGCCTTGGCCCGCGCGCTACTGGACGCTGGAGCACACGTGCGATTCGTCTCCGCCCATGTCGAGACGCCTCTTCCCGAGGGTGTTGAACTCACGACGGCGTCCACGGCGGCTGAACTGCGCGAAGCAGTCCGGGCCGCCGCGCGTGGGGCCGATGCGGTGGTCATGGCGGCCGCTGTCGCCGACTTCCGCCCGGCGTCGCTGGCCGAGACCAAGATCAAGAAGTCGCCGGACGGCGGGGCTCCCACGATCGAGCTCGTGAGGAACCCCGACATTCTGGCCGAACTCGTCGCCGACCGCGCGCGCGGCGAGCAGTTTCCGCCGGTCATCGTTGGCTTCGCGGCAGAGACCGGAGATGCACGGGCCAGCGTTGACGAATATGGCCGGGCCAAACTGGCCGCCAAGGGCTGCGAACTGCTGGTGGTCAACGAGGTCGGTGTCGACAAGGGGTTCGGGCGCGAGGACACGTCAGCCACTCTTTTGTGGCGCAATGATGACGAACCGGGTCGTCACGTTGCGGGAACCAAGGACGACCTCGCCCGGGCGCTCGTTGAGGTCCTTTCTGAGACACTCAACCGGTAG
- the rpoZ gene encoding DNA-directed RNA polymerase subunit omega, whose product MTTNLEGVINPPIDELLKTTDSKYALVINAAKRARQINAYYAQLHEGLFEYVGPLVDTKLNEKPLSISLREINEGLLQVTDASDQSAAE is encoded by the coding sequence GTGACCACGAACCTTGAGGGTGTCATCAACCCGCCGATCGACGAACTTTTGAAGACGACCGACTCGAAGTACGCGCTGGTGATCAACGCGGCTAAGCGCGCTCGCCAGATCAATGCCTACTACGCACAGCTGCACGAGGGCCTCTTCGAATACGTTGGTCCGCTTGTTGATACCAAGCTGAACGAGAAACCGCTGTCGATCTCCTTGCGCGAGATCAACGAGGGGTTGCTTCAGGTGACCGACGCATCTGATCAGTCGGCTGCAGAGTAA